A single window of Lutzomyia longipalpis isolate SR_M1_2022 chromosome 1, ASM2433408v1 DNA harbors:
- the LOC129786488 gene encoding phospholipid phosphatase 1-like, producing the protein MAMENETDKCATGATSKIIFTTTNGEKLEKGCFNFGHTIPELTKDDGLKQPQGSHLNTQIIIGRTSPTEYPTVKEFMKKMGAMAIMSDTTLFLLFTIWVILVETAIIPSHKRGFICGDLSISFKFEGDTITTAMILSSVVIPFPLMWLIELLKLRSQSSRLALWKRALYITLNWYNKFLIGFLIHLCLVEAMKTIMGECRPHFLDTCRPDTAINCTIGTFVSDFTCTNTEVPASLVSDSYRSFPSGHSSVGHYEGLFMAWFLYKRFPNTRCKWIVPFLQTGCLIWGAACGITRITDNRHHWWDVLIGAIIGLLAAVYAAKSLCHNFRVFRTSWSEEQLESSSTEAHKNDNQLLCVSTSGKDDVNSHTA; encoded by the exons atggCAATGGAAAATGAAACGGATAAATGTGCAACGGGTGCAACATCCAAAATAATCTTCACAACTACAAACGGCGAAAAGTTGGAG aAGGGCTGTTTTAATTTTGGACACACTATTCCGGAACTAACTAAGGATGATGGACTGAAACAGCCACAAGGGTCACATCTTAATACCCAAATTATTATTGGAAGAACTTCACCAACAGAATATCCCACCGTGAAGGAGTTTATGAAGAAAATGGGTGCTATGGCTATTATGAGTGATACAacactttttttgttgt tCACAATCTGGGTAATTCTAGTCGAAACTGCAATAATCCCTTCACACAAGAGAGGTTTCATCTGTGGGGATCTTTCAATATCCTTCAAATTTGAGGGTGATACAATTACAACTGCTATGATTTTGAGTAGCGTCGTAATACCATTCCCATTg ATGTGGTTGATAGAGCTTTTAAAGCTGCGAAGTCAATCAAGCAGATTAGCCCTATGGAAGAGAGCATTGTACATAACACTGAATTGGtacaataaatttctcatagGATTCTTAATTCATCTTTGTCTTGTGGAAGCTATGAAG ACTATCATGGGAGAGTGTAGACCTCACTTCTTGGACACATGTCGACCTGATACAGCGATCAATTGCACAATAGG GACGTTTGTCAGTGATTTCACGTGCACAAACACCGAGGTGCCAGCTTCACTAGTAAGTGACAGCTACAGATCATTCCCATCAGGACATTCCTCAGTTGGTCACTACGAAGGACTCTTCATGGCGTGGTTCCTGTACAAACGCTTCCCAAATACCAGATGCAAATGGATTGTTCCTTTCCTACAAACAGGATGCTTAATATGGGGAGCTGCTTGTGGAATTACGAGGATAACTGATAATCGGCATCATTGGTGGGATGTGCTCATTGGTGCAATTATTGGGCTCTTAGCTGCCGTCTATGCt GCTAAGTCCTTGTGCCATAACTTTAGAGTCTTCAGAACGAGTTGGAGTGAAGAACAACTGGAATCATCATCAACAGAGGCCCACAAGAATGACAATCAACTCCTATGCGTATCTACAAGTGGGAAAGACGATGTAAATTCACATACTGCATAA
- the LOC129786506 gene encoding phospholipid phosphatase homolog 1.2 homolog isoform X2 produces the protein MLSPTIAVDVIICFLFAAWFAVIECGWFPHKQREFLCKDPSLSFKYNGDTVTATVLILSTFLPFFVLWVTEAIFAKPTSLKLSRTRTSLKRAFYWFKKYYVGILMNLALVETLKVVVGGLRPHFFYSCRPDVMDVCMPGEIIFRYACKNTEPSYAFIRDTQKSFPSGHSSVSFHVAIFLVWYFQKRIPKLKCFLLIPFLQTLCFSWACFCSMSRITDHRHHWYDVLAGVCLGMLFGFFCCKTSCNNFKGCRTSPNLDATIQNGVISRNSYKDREETSLNAV, from the exons ATGTTGTCACCAACTATTGCCGTGGATGTTATTATTTGTTTCCTCT ttgCTGCATGGTTCGCTGTGATTGAATGTGGATGGTTTCCCCACAAGCAAAGAGAGTTCCTATGCAAGGATCCATCATTATCCTTTAAATACAATGGAGATACTGTAACAGCAACAGTTCTGATCTTGTCTACATTTCTACCATTCTTCGTT tTATGGGTAACTGAAGCAATTTTTGCTAAGCCCACAAGTTTGAAGCTTTCACGCACGAGAACATCACTAAAGAGAGCATTCTAttggtttaaaaaatactacgtgggaattttaatgaatttagcTCTAGTTGAAACACTGAAAGTCGTTGTTGGAGGTCTCCGTCCTCATTTCTTCTACTCATGCCGTCCCGATGTCATGGATGTATGCATGCCCGG ggaaataatttttcggtACGCATGCAAGAATACCGAACCAAGTTATGCTTTCATACGTGACACACAGAAATCCTTCCCATCTGGACATTCATCGGTATCCTTTCACGTGGCCATTTTCTTAGTTTGGTACTTCCAGAAGAGGATTCCAAAGCTTAAATGCTTCCTCCTTATTCCATTTCTTCAAACTCTCTGCTTCTCGTGGGCGTGCTTCTGCTCAATGTCACGGATAACAGATCATCGACATCATTGGTACGATGTCCTAGCAGGAGTATGTTTAGGGAtgctttttggatttttttgt tGCAAAACATCTTGCAATAACTTCAAAGGCTGTCGAACTTCCCCAAATCTCGACGCAACAATCCAAAATGGAGTAATTTCAAGGAATTCTTATAAGGATCGAGAGGAGACATCCCTAAATGCAGTATAG
- the LOC129786506 gene encoding phospholipid phosphatase homolog 1.2 homolog isoform X1, which yields MSVNYFFSSPYTVFRIEMLKEKFKQIPKTHKALAVAAWFAVIECGWFPHKQREFLCKDPSLSFKYNGDTVTATVLILSTFLPFFVLWVTEAIFAKPTSLKLSRTRTSLKRAFYWFKKYYVGILMNLALVETLKVVVGGLRPHFFYSCRPDVMDVCMPGEIIFRYACKNTEPSYAFIRDTQKSFPSGHSSVSFHVAIFLVWYFQKRIPKLKCFLLIPFLQTLCFSWACFCSMSRITDHRHHWYDVLAGVCLGMLFGFFCCKTSCNNFKGCRTSPNLDATIQNGVISRNSYKDREETSLNAV from the exons ATGTCTGTGAACTATTTCTTTTCAAGTCCATATACAGTATTCAGAATagaaatgttaaaagaaaaatttaaacaaataccAAAGACTCATAAAGCATTAGCag ttgCTGCATGGTTCGCTGTGATTGAATGTGGATGGTTTCCCCACAAGCAAAGAGAGTTCCTATGCAAGGATCCATCATTATCCTTTAAATACAATGGAGATACTGTAACAGCAACAGTTCTGATCTTGTCTACATTTCTACCATTCTTCGTT tTATGGGTAACTGAAGCAATTTTTGCTAAGCCCACAAGTTTGAAGCTTTCACGCACGAGAACATCACTAAAGAGAGCATTCTAttggtttaaaaaatactacgtgggaattttaatgaatttagcTCTAGTTGAAACACTGAAAGTCGTTGTTGGAGGTCTCCGTCCTCATTTCTTCTACTCATGCCGTCCCGATGTCATGGATGTATGCATGCCCGG ggaaataatttttcggtACGCATGCAAGAATACCGAACCAAGTTATGCTTTCATACGTGACACACAGAAATCCTTCCCATCTGGACATTCATCGGTATCCTTTCACGTGGCCATTTTCTTAGTTTGGTACTTCCAGAAGAGGATTCCAAAGCTTAAATGCTTCCTCCTTATTCCATTTCTTCAAACTCTCTGCTTCTCGTGGGCGTGCTTCTGCTCAATGTCACGGATAACAGATCATCGACATCATTGGTACGATGTCCTAGCAGGAGTATGTTTAGGGAtgctttttggatttttttgt tGCAAAACATCTTGCAATAACTTCAAAGGCTGTCGAACTTCCCCAAATCTCGACGCAACAATCCAAAATGGAGTAATTTCAAGGAATTCTTATAAGGATCGAGAGGAGACATCCCTAAATGCAGTATAG
- the LOC129786449 gene encoding uncharacterized protein LOC129786449 isoform X2 gives MDCICNGFTLKFPTNWRKTKSWSGPRKVIRLLILGILVPGILISVPIYLRYRVYDAQLYPLGISDMRLIDSKVSTTWCQRQIVKANISFNAFLMPNLPTISKERLPVHMTRHLLLDDDMKEYWGFYLLKGSTVTVSSCSRWPGASLILIRGHRHLHECAYIGDDSSEEEDELREIELEKEKKEKEAEDGQSNRVDLLKRSKPEIAFLDPVAQENANKQVQKGNRKASPETVEDSDITAKEMKELLSQLVSKSEKAKASKATENIRSPENRKNNEDLERISANREIMDRAQMANEREKEIYQSHLSGVNEEKVQTSSEVFDELLHKLRNMGMRGRKILRELQTELIEKVGDQVSTSDIKLAFSGPRGSKVTVNKSNGTHEEEFEKLLRRRRDIIFRAAFGDDLSQDDEEKNSAMEEGFVPDGHADHHFILNETTLNDKSNSEFWSSFSSSEEALLNCAGLILSLPLTPHRDCDRRKSEDKLNRASYANTITYTVPRTGYYFFVYSSENEVQTNYIRVGFELHKVVYNVTQPMAVCNQTTEQCSLPLDFLSNEKVVLELPLKDKSAPTNEEYVFVSECEPRTAIYLLCVLSVPFFILLFAFQ, from the exons ATGGATTGTATTTGCA ATGGATTCACGCTTAAATTCCCAACGAATTGGCGCAAAACTAAATCATGGTCTGGACCACGAAAAGTCATCCGGTTGCTTATTCTTGGAATTCTCGTGCCTGGAATACTAATCTCCGTTCCCATATATTTAAG GTATCGAGTATATGATGCTCAACTGTATCCACTAGGAATTTCCGATATGCGACTGATTGACAGCAAAGTCTCAACAACGTGGTGCCAG AGACAAATTGTAAAGGCCAACATATCCTTCAATGCATTTCTTATGCCAAATTTACCAACAATCTCCAAAGAACGTCTACCCGTCCACATGACCCGGCATCTCCTACTCGATGATGACATGAAAGAATATTGGGGATTTTATCTTCTAAAAGGATCCACTGTTACAGTTTCCAGTTGTTCGAG ATGGCCCGGAGCATCACTTATTCTAATTAGAGGTCATAGGCATCTCCATGAGTGCGCCTATATTGGTGATGATTCGTCTGAAGAGGAGGATGAACTTCGAGAAATTGAattggagaaagaaaagaaggaa aaagaagCCGAAGATGGGCAATCAAACCGCGTGGACTTGTTAAAACGATCAAAGCCTGAGATCGCATTCTTAGACCCCGTGGCACAAGAAAATGCCAATAAACAGGTACAAAAAGGCAATAGAAAGGCATCTCCGGAGACAGTTGAAGATTCCGATATCACagcaaaagaaatgaaagaattgtTGAGTCAACTTGTCTCCAAGTCTGAAAAGGCCAAAGCCAGCAAGGCAACAGAAAACATTCGATCGCCCGAAAATAGAAAGAACAACGAAGATTTGGAGAGAATTTCTGCAAACAGAGAAATCATGGATCGCGCTCAAATGGccaatgaaagagaaaaagaaatatatcaAAGCCATTTATCAGgagtgaatgaagaaaaagtccAGACATCATCGGAGGTGTTTGATGAATTGCTTCACAAACTCCGAAATATGGGCATGCGGGGACGGAAGATTCTGCGGGAGCTCCAGAcggaattgattgaaaaagtTGGTGATCAAGTATCAACGAGTGATATCAAATTGGCCTTCAGCGGCCCTAGAGGCAGCAAGGTCACGGTCAATAAATCAAATGGAACCCACGAGGAGGAATTTGAGAAGCTTCTCAGAAGACGTCGTGATATCATCTTCAGGGCGGCATTTGGGGATGATCTCTCGCAAGATGACGAGGAGAAGAATTCCGCCATGGAAGAGGGTTTTGTCCCAGATGGGCATGCAGACCACCATTTCATCCTGAATGAGACTACTCTCAATGATAAATCAAATTCGGAATTTTGGTCTTCATTCTCATCGAGTGAGGAAGCTCTGCTCAATTGTGCTGGATTGATCTTAAGTCTACCTCTGACCCCACATCGTGATTGCGATAGAAGAAAATCTGAGGATAAATTAAATAGGGCCAGCTATGCCAATACCATCACCTACAC AGTTCCTCGGACAGGGTACTACTTCTTCGTTTATAGCAGTGAAAATGAAGTTCAAACCAACTACATTCGCGTTGGTTTTGAACTCCACAAAGTCGTGTACAACGTCACCCAACCGATGGCAGTTTGCAATCAAACAACCGAACAATGTTCCCTCCCACTGGATTTCCTGAGCAATGAAAAAGTCGTCCTGGAATTGCCATTAAAGGATAAATCCGCTCCGACGAATGAAGAGTACGTTTTTGTGTCTGAATGTGAACCAAGAACAGCAATTTACCTTCTCTGTGTCCTTTCCGTGCCCTTCTTCATCCTCCTCTTTGCTTTCCAGTAA
- the LOC129786449 gene encoding uncharacterized protein LOC129786449 isoform X1, giving the protein MERNDSREEESLRPLQDGFTLKFPTNWRKTKSWSGPRKVIRLLILGILVPGILISVPIYLRYRVYDAQLYPLGISDMRLIDSKVSTTWCQRQIVKANISFNAFLMPNLPTISKERLPVHMTRHLLLDDDMKEYWGFYLLKGSTVTVSSCSRWPGASLILIRGHRHLHECAYIGDDSSEEEDELREIELEKEKKEKEAEDGQSNRVDLLKRSKPEIAFLDPVAQENANKQVQKGNRKASPETVEDSDITAKEMKELLSQLVSKSEKAKASKATENIRSPENRKNNEDLERISANREIMDRAQMANEREKEIYQSHLSGVNEEKVQTSSEVFDELLHKLRNMGMRGRKILRELQTELIEKVGDQVSTSDIKLAFSGPRGSKVTVNKSNGTHEEEFEKLLRRRRDIIFRAAFGDDLSQDDEEKNSAMEEGFVPDGHADHHFILNETTLNDKSNSEFWSSFSSSEEALLNCAGLILSLPLTPHRDCDRRKSEDKLNRASYANTITYTVPRTGYYFFVYSSENEVQTNYIRVGFELHKVVYNVTQPMAVCNQTTEQCSLPLDFLSNEKVVLELPLKDKSAPTNEEYVFVSECEPRTAIYLLCVLSVPFFILLFAFQ; this is encoded by the exons ATGGAAAGGAATGATTCGCGAGAGGAGGAATCCCTTCGGCCTTTGCAAG ATGGATTCACGCTTAAATTCCCAACGAATTGGCGCAAAACTAAATCATGGTCTGGACCACGAAAAGTCATCCGGTTGCTTATTCTTGGAATTCTCGTGCCTGGAATACTAATCTCCGTTCCCATATATTTAAG GTATCGAGTATATGATGCTCAACTGTATCCACTAGGAATTTCCGATATGCGACTGATTGACAGCAAAGTCTCAACAACGTGGTGCCAG AGACAAATTGTAAAGGCCAACATATCCTTCAATGCATTTCTTATGCCAAATTTACCAACAATCTCCAAAGAACGTCTACCCGTCCACATGACCCGGCATCTCCTACTCGATGATGACATGAAAGAATATTGGGGATTTTATCTTCTAAAAGGATCCACTGTTACAGTTTCCAGTTGTTCGAG ATGGCCCGGAGCATCACTTATTCTAATTAGAGGTCATAGGCATCTCCATGAGTGCGCCTATATTGGTGATGATTCGTCTGAAGAGGAGGATGAACTTCGAGAAATTGAattggagaaagaaaagaaggaa aaagaagCCGAAGATGGGCAATCAAACCGCGTGGACTTGTTAAAACGATCAAAGCCTGAGATCGCATTCTTAGACCCCGTGGCACAAGAAAATGCCAATAAACAGGTACAAAAAGGCAATAGAAAGGCATCTCCGGAGACAGTTGAAGATTCCGATATCACagcaaaagaaatgaaagaattgtTGAGTCAACTTGTCTCCAAGTCTGAAAAGGCCAAAGCCAGCAAGGCAACAGAAAACATTCGATCGCCCGAAAATAGAAAGAACAACGAAGATTTGGAGAGAATTTCTGCAAACAGAGAAATCATGGATCGCGCTCAAATGGccaatgaaagagaaaaagaaatatatcaAAGCCATTTATCAGgagtgaatgaagaaaaagtccAGACATCATCGGAGGTGTTTGATGAATTGCTTCACAAACTCCGAAATATGGGCATGCGGGGACGGAAGATTCTGCGGGAGCTCCAGAcggaattgattgaaaaagtTGGTGATCAAGTATCAACGAGTGATATCAAATTGGCCTTCAGCGGCCCTAGAGGCAGCAAGGTCACGGTCAATAAATCAAATGGAACCCACGAGGAGGAATTTGAGAAGCTTCTCAGAAGACGTCGTGATATCATCTTCAGGGCGGCATTTGGGGATGATCTCTCGCAAGATGACGAGGAGAAGAATTCCGCCATGGAAGAGGGTTTTGTCCCAGATGGGCATGCAGACCACCATTTCATCCTGAATGAGACTACTCTCAATGATAAATCAAATTCGGAATTTTGGTCTTCATTCTCATCGAGTGAGGAAGCTCTGCTCAATTGTGCTGGATTGATCTTAAGTCTACCTCTGACCCCACATCGTGATTGCGATAGAAGAAAATCTGAGGATAAATTAAATAGGGCCAGCTATGCCAATACCATCACCTACAC AGTTCCTCGGACAGGGTACTACTTCTTCGTTTATAGCAGTGAAAATGAAGTTCAAACCAACTACATTCGCGTTGGTTTTGAACTCCACAAAGTCGTGTACAACGTCACCCAACCGATGGCAGTTTGCAATCAAACAACCGAACAATGTTCCCTCCCACTGGATTTCCTGAGCAATGAAAAAGTCGTCCTGGAATTGCCATTAAAGGATAAATCCGCTCCGACGAATGAAGAGTACGTTTTTGTGTCTGAATGTGAACCAAGAACAGCAATTTACCTTCTCTGTGTCCTTTCCGTGCCCTTCTTCATCCTCCTCTTTGCTTTCCAGTAA
- the LOC129786523 gene encoding attacin-B-like translates to MISSVKVAILLACVAVSCAYSFEYPVELEDAVEELSPWDVAVEPMYILPLPLAKQRVRRQTIFGGVTPGNPGGVQGTVGARGTLFENNGHRLDGHGSVSRNWHPTGPTTIGGGLDYTGPRGSASVSAQHQHRFGTTIGAEGRANLYRSPNGMTSVDAHGSYQRHFGGPFGTSRPNYNVGLGLSHRF, encoded by the coding sequence ATGATCTCATCAGTGAAAGTTGCAATCCTGTTGGCCTGTGTGGCTGTATCCTGTGCTTACTCCTTTGAGTATCCTGTCGAACTGGAGGATGCAGTTGAGGAGCTCTCTCCGTGGGATGTTGCTGTGGAACCCATGTACATTCTGCCTCTGCCATTGGCCAAACAACGCGTCAGGCGTCAGACAATCTTCGGTGGAGTAACTCCTGGAAATCCTGGAGGTGTCCAGGGAACCGTTGGAGCTCGTGGCACACTGTTTGAGAACAATGGACATCGTCTCGATGGGCATGGCAGTGTCTCTCGCAATTGGCACCCAACTGGACCCACAACTATTGGCGGTGGGCTCGACTACACAGGACCCAGAGGATCAGCCTCAGTCAGTGCACAGCATCAGCATCGTTTTGGAACAACAATTGGTGCTGAAGGACGCGCCAATCTCTACAGGAGCCCCAATGGGATGACTTCTGTGGATGCCCATGGATCCTACCAGCGCCACTTTGGAGGACCCTTCGGAACATCAAGGCCCAACTACAACGTTGGACTTGGTCTTTCTCATCGCTTCTAA